In Camarhynchus parvulus chromosome 21, STF_HiC, whole genome shotgun sequence, a genomic segment contains:
- the PUSL1 gene encoding tRNA pseudouridine synthase-like 1 isoform X1 produces the protein MAGAPARYLVFFQYFGTRYSGVMETKSDQALVGVQNYLEKAAEQLKPSAPIKFHISSRTDSGVHALANAAHLDIQRAPGRAPFTGPQLLQGLNHHLKPEPIRILSAQRVSSTFHARFCALSRTYIYRLLLGCAHRSQIPVFEQDLCWAPPGGPLDIPAMRAAAQLLLGTHDFSTFRSPHAEAAAQNPVRTLQLLQLQPGHGLLGQHPLHRGLEFWEVKVKSKSFLYRQVRRMVGALVAVGQGRLAPGRLQELLELREPRALPPHATAPPQGLFLHSVEYSHTDLAPPSAPAEEELCGLSRKEFIT, from the exons ATGGCCGGTGCCCCTGCCCGGTACCTGGTGTTCTTTCAGTACTTTGGCACCAGGTACAG tGGAGTTATGGAGACCAAGAGTGATCAGGCCCTGGTTGGAGTCCAGAATTATTTGGAG aaggcagcagagcagctgaagccCAGCGCTCCCATCAAGTTCCACATCTCCAGCCGGACAGACAGCGGCGTCCACGCCCTGGCCAACGCCGCCCACCTGGACATCCAGAGGGCCCCGGGCAGGGCGCCCTTCACTggcccccagctgctgcagggcctcAACCACCACCTCAAACCCGAGCCCATCCG CATCCTCAGTGCCCAGCGGGTTTCCAGCACCTTCCATGCCCGTTTCTGTGCCCTCTCCAGGACCTACATCTACcgcctgctgctgggctgtgcccaccgCTCCCAAATCCCCGTCTTCGAGCaggatctgtgctgggctccccCAGGAGG CCCCCTGGACATCCCAGCCATGAGGGCAGCAGcgcagctcctgctgggcaccCACGATTTCAGCACCTTCCGCTCCCCGCACGCCGAGGCCGCGGCGCAGAACCCCGTCAGgaccctgcagctgctgcagctccagcctggccacgGCCTCCTGGGCCAGCACCCCCTGCACAG gggaCTGGAGTTCTGGGAGGTGAAGGTGAAGAGCAAATCCTTCCTGTACCGACAG gtgaggagGATGGTGGGGGCCCTGGTGGCCGTGGGCCAGGGCAGGTTGGCCCCGGggcggctgcaggagctgctggagctcagggagccGCGGGCGCTGCCCCCGCACGCCACGGCCCCGCCCCAGGGGCTCTTCCTGCACAGCGTGGAGTACAGCCACACAG ATTTGGCCCCTCCAAGTGCTCCAGCAGAAGAGGAGCTCTGTGGGCTGAGCCGAAAGGAATTTATaacataa
- the PUSL1 gene encoding tRNA pseudouridine synthase-like 1 isoform X2, with protein MAGAPARYLVFFQYFGTRYSGVMETKSDQALVGVQNYLEAAEQLKPSAPIKFHISSRTDSGVHALANAAHLDIQRAPGRAPFTGPQLLQGLNHHLKPEPIRILSAQRVSSTFHARFCALSRTYIYRLLLGCAHRSQIPVFEQDLCWAPPGGPLDIPAMRAAAQLLLGTHDFSTFRSPHAEAAAQNPVRTLQLLQLQPGHGLLGQHPLHRGLEFWEVKVKSKSFLYRQVRRMVGALVAVGQGRLAPGRLQELLELREPRALPPHATAPPQGLFLHSVEYSHTDLAPPSAPAEEELCGLSRKEFIT; from the exons ATGGCCGGTGCCCCTGCCCGGTACCTGGTGTTCTTTCAGTACTTTGGCACCAGGTACAG tGGAGTTATGGAGACCAAGAGTGATCAGGCCCTGGTTGGAGTCCAGAATTATTTGGAG gcagcagagcagctgaagccCAGCGCTCCCATCAAGTTCCACATCTCCAGCCGGACAGACAGCGGCGTCCACGCCCTGGCCAACGCCGCCCACCTGGACATCCAGAGGGCCCCGGGCAGGGCGCCCTTCACTggcccccagctgctgcagggcctcAACCACCACCTCAAACCCGAGCCCATCCG CATCCTCAGTGCCCAGCGGGTTTCCAGCACCTTCCATGCCCGTTTCTGTGCCCTCTCCAGGACCTACATCTACcgcctgctgctgggctgtgcccaccgCTCCCAAATCCCCGTCTTCGAGCaggatctgtgctgggctccccCAGGAGG CCCCCTGGACATCCCAGCCATGAGGGCAGCAGcgcagctcctgctgggcaccCACGATTTCAGCACCTTCCGCTCCCCGCACGCCGAGGCCGCGGCGCAGAACCCCGTCAGgaccctgcagctgctgcagctccagcctggccacgGCCTCCTGGGCCAGCACCCCCTGCACAG gggaCTGGAGTTCTGGGAGGTGAAGGTGAAGAGCAAATCCTTCCTGTACCGACAG gtgaggagGATGGTGGGGGCCCTGGTGGCCGTGGGCCAGGGCAGGTTGGCCCCGGggcggctgcaggagctgctggagctcagggagccGCGGGCGCTGCCCCCGCACGCCACGGCCCCGCCCCAGGGGCTCTTCCTGCACAGCGTGGAGTACAGCCACACAG ATTTGGCCCCTCCAAGTGCTCCAGCAGAAGAGGAGCTCTGTGGGCTGAGCCGAAAGGAATTTATaacataa
- the PUSL1 gene encoding tRNA pseudouridine synthase-like 1 isoform X3: MAGAPARYLVFFQYFGTRYSGVMETKSDQALVGVQNYLEKAAEQLKPSAPIKFHISSRTDSGVHALANAAHLDIQRAPGRAPFTGPQLLQGLNHHLKPEPIRTYIYRLLLGCAHRSQIPVFEQDLCWAPPGGPLDIPAMRAAAQLLLGTHDFSTFRSPHAEAAAQNPVRTLQLLQLQPGHGLLGQHPLHRGLEFWEVKVKSKSFLYRQVRRMVGALVAVGQGRLAPGRLQELLELREPRALPPHATAPPQGLFLHSVEYSHTDLAPPSAPAEEELCGLSRKEFIT, encoded by the exons ATGGCCGGTGCCCCTGCCCGGTACCTGGTGTTCTTTCAGTACTTTGGCACCAGGTACAG tGGAGTTATGGAGACCAAGAGTGATCAGGCCCTGGTTGGAGTCCAGAATTATTTGGAG aaggcagcagagcagctgaagccCAGCGCTCCCATCAAGTTCCACATCTCCAGCCGGACAGACAGCGGCGTCCACGCCCTGGCCAACGCCGCCCACCTGGACATCCAGAGGGCCCCGGGCAGGGCGCCCTTCACTggcccccagctgctgcagggcctcAACCACCACCTCAAACCCGAGCCCATCCG GACCTACATCTACcgcctgctgctgggctgtgcccaccgCTCCCAAATCCCCGTCTTCGAGCaggatctgtgctgggctccccCAGGAGG CCCCCTGGACATCCCAGCCATGAGGGCAGCAGcgcagctcctgctgggcaccCACGATTTCAGCACCTTCCGCTCCCCGCACGCCGAGGCCGCGGCGCAGAACCCCGTCAGgaccctgcagctgctgcagctccagcctggccacgGCCTCCTGGGCCAGCACCCCCTGCACAG gggaCTGGAGTTCTGGGAGGTGAAGGTGAAGAGCAAATCCTTCCTGTACCGACAG gtgaggagGATGGTGGGGGCCCTGGTGGCCGTGGGCCAGGGCAGGTTGGCCCCGGggcggctgcaggagctgctggagctcagggagccGCGGGCGCTGCCCCCGCACGCCACGGCCCCGCCCCAGGGGCTCTTCCTGCACAGCGTGGAGTACAGCCACACAG ATTTGGCCCCTCCAAGTGCTCCAGCAGAAGAGGAGCTCTGTGGGCTGAGCCGAAAGGAATTTATaacataa
- the INTS11 gene encoding integrator complex subunit 11 isoform X2 yields the protein MPEIKVTPLGAGQDVGRSCILVSIAGKNVMLDCGMHMGYNDDRRFPDFSYITQNGRLTDFLDCVIISHFHLDHCGALPYFSEMVGYDGPIYMTHPTKAICPILLEDYRKITVDKKGETNFFTSQMIKDCMKKVVAVHLHQTVQVDEELEIKAYYAGHVLGAAMFQIKVGCESVVYTGDYNMTPDRHLGAAWLDKCRPDLLITESTYATTIRDSKRCRERDFLKKVHETVERGGKVLIPVFALGRAQELCILLETFWERMNLKAPIYFSTGLTEKANHYYKLFITWTNQKIRKTFVQRNMFEFKHIKAFDRAFADNPGPMVVFATPGMLHAGQSLQIFRKWAGNEKNMVIMPGYCVQGTVGHKILSGQRKLEMEGRQILEVKMQVEYMSFSAHADAKGIMQLIRQAEPRNVLLVHGEAKKMEFLKQKIEQEFHVSCFMPANGETTTILTNPCIPVDISLGLLKRETAIGAAPDAKRPRLMHGTLLMKDNSFRLVSPEQALKELGLAEHQLRFTCRVHIQDPRKEHETVLRVYNHLKGVLKDYSVQHLPDGSITVESILIQATAHSEDQGTKVLLVSWTYQDEELGSYLTSLLKKGLPQSTP from the exons ATGCCCGAGATCAAAGTCACCCCCTTGG GTGCTGGCCAGGAcgtgggcaggagctgcatccTGGTGTCCATCGCTGGCAAGAATGTGATGCTGGACTGTGGGATGCACATGGGCTACAACGATGAT AGGCGCTTCCCTGACTTCTCCTACATCACCCAGAATGGCAGGCTGACTGATTTCCTGGACTGTGTTATCATCAG ccacTTCCACCTGGACCACTGTGGGGCCCTGCCCTATTTCAGTGAGATGGTTGGCTATGATGGCCCCATCTACATGACCCACCCCACCAAGGCCAtctgccccatcctgctggaGGACTACAGGAAGATCACCGTGGACAAGAAAGGGGAAACCAACTTCTTCACATCACAGATGATCAAGGACTGCATGAAGAAGGTGGTGGCCGTGCACCTCCACCAGACAGTGCAG GTGGATGAGGAGCTGGAGATCAAGGCTTACTATGCAGGCCacgtgctgggagctgccatgTTCCAAATCAAGGTTGGCTGTGAGTCCGTGGTGTACACT GGTGACTATAACATGACACCAGACAGACACTTGGG ggcagcctggctggaCAAGTGCCGCCCTGACCTGCTGATCACTGAGTCCACCTACGCCACCACCATCCGCGACTCCAAACGCTGCCGCGAGAGGGATTTCCTCAAGAAGGTGCACGAGActgtggagagaggagggaag GTTCTCATCCCAGTTTTTGCCCTTGGCCGTGCTCAGGAACTTTGCATTTTGCTGGAAACCTTCTG GGAAAGGATGAACCTGAAAGCTCCAATTTATTTCTCCACGGGCCTGACAGAGAAAGCCAACCATTATTACAAACTGTTCATTACCTGGACCAAccagaaaatcaggaaaacctTTGTGCAGAGGAACATGTTTGAGTTCAAACACATCAAAGCCTTCGACAGAGCCTTTGCAGACAACCCTGGGCCCATG GTGGTGTTTGCAACCCCTGGGATGCTCCATGCAGGACAATCCCTGCAGATCTTCAGGAAATGGGCAGGGAATGAGAAGAACATG GTGATCATGCCTGGCTACTGTGTCCAGGGAACTGTGGGCCACAAAATCCTCAGTGGGCAGAGGAAGCTGGAGATGGAAGGAAGACAAATT CTGGAGGTGAAGATGCAGGTGGAGTACATGTCCTTCAGTGCCCACGCAGATGCCAAGGGCATCATGCAGCTGATCCGGCAGGCTGAGCccaggaatgtgctgctggTGCACGGGGAGGCCAAGAAAATGGAATTCCTGAAGCAGAAAATCGAGCAGGAGTTCC ATGTCAGCTGCTTCATGCCGGCCAACGGAGAGACCACCACCATCCTTACCAacccctgcatccctgtggacATCTCCCTGGGCCTGCTCAAGAGGGAAACAGCCATAG GTGCTGCCCCTGATGCCAAGAGGCCCAGGCTGATGCACGGCACGCTGCTCATGAAGGACAAC AGTTTCAGGCTGGTTTCCCCTGAGCAGGccctgaaggagctggggctggctgagcaTCAGCTGCGCTTCACCTGCCGCGTGCACATCCAGGACCCGCGCAAGGAGCACGAGACTGTGCTCAGGGTCTACAACCACCTCAAGGG gGTTCTGAAGGATTACTCAGTGCAGCACCTCCCTGACGGCTCCATCACCGTGGAGTCCATCCTGATCCAGGCCACGGCTCACTCAGAGGACCAGGGAACCAAAGTCCTGCTGGTCTCCTGGACCTACCAG gaTGAAGAGCTGGGCAGTTACCTGACATCCCTGCTGAAGAaggggctgccccagagcaccccctga
- the INTS11 gene encoding integrator complex subunit 11 isoform X1: MPEIKVTPLGAGQDVGRSCILVSIAGKNVMLDCGMHMGYNDDRRFPDFSYITQNGRLTDFLDCVIISHFHLDHCGALPYFSEMVGYDGPIYMTHPTKAICPILLEDYRKITVDKKGETNFFTSQMIKDCMKKVVAVHLHQTVQVDEELEIKAYYAGHVLGAAMFQIKVGCESVVYTGDYNMTPDRHLGAAWLDKCRPDLLITESTYATTIRDSKRCRERDFLKKVHETVERGGKVLIPVFALGRAQELCILLETFWERMNLKAPIYFSTGLTEKANHYYKLFITWTNQKIRKTFVQRNMFEFKHIKAFDRAFADNPGPMVVFATPGMLHAGQSLQIFRKWAGNEKNMVIMPGYCVQGTVGHKILSGQRKLEMEGRQILEVKMQVEYMSFSAHADAKGIMQLIRQAEPRNVLLVHGEAKKMEFLKQKIEQEFHVSCFMPANGETTTILTNPCIPVDISLGLLKRETAIGAAPDAKRPRLMHGTLLMKDNSFRLVSPEQALKELGLAEHQLRFTCRVHIQDPRKEHETVLRVYNHLKGVLKDYSVQHLPDGSITVESILIQATAHSEDQGTKVLLVSWTYQVGIPHFSPKSLHPKPASSGLEGMWKMRGSPWCFLSRNEFTAL; this comes from the exons ATGCCCGAGATCAAAGTCACCCCCTTGG GTGCTGGCCAGGAcgtgggcaggagctgcatccTGGTGTCCATCGCTGGCAAGAATGTGATGCTGGACTGTGGGATGCACATGGGCTACAACGATGAT AGGCGCTTCCCTGACTTCTCCTACATCACCCAGAATGGCAGGCTGACTGATTTCCTGGACTGTGTTATCATCAG ccacTTCCACCTGGACCACTGTGGGGCCCTGCCCTATTTCAGTGAGATGGTTGGCTATGATGGCCCCATCTACATGACCCACCCCACCAAGGCCAtctgccccatcctgctggaGGACTACAGGAAGATCACCGTGGACAAGAAAGGGGAAACCAACTTCTTCACATCACAGATGATCAAGGACTGCATGAAGAAGGTGGTGGCCGTGCACCTCCACCAGACAGTGCAG GTGGATGAGGAGCTGGAGATCAAGGCTTACTATGCAGGCCacgtgctgggagctgccatgTTCCAAATCAAGGTTGGCTGTGAGTCCGTGGTGTACACT GGTGACTATAACATGACACCAGACAGACACTTGGG ggcagcctggctggaCAAGTGCCGCCCTGACCTGCTGATCACTGAGTCCACCTACGCCACCACCATCCGCGACTCCAAACGCTGCCGCGAGAGGGATTTCCTCAAGAAGGTGCACGAGActgtggagagaggagggaag GTTCTCATCCCAGTTTTTGCCCTTGGCCGTGCTCAGGAACTTTGCATTTTGCTGGAAACCTTCTG GGAAAGGATGAACCTGAAAGCTCCAATTTATTTCTCCACGGGCCTGACAGAGAAAGCCAACCATTATTACAAACTGTTCATTACCTGGACCAAccagaaaatcaggaaaacctTTGTGCAGAGGAACATGTTTGAGTTCAAACACATCAAAGCCTTCGACAGAGCCTTTGCAGACAACCCTGGGCCCATG GTGGTGTTTGCAACCCCTGGGATGCTCCATGCAGGACAATCCCTGCAGATCTTCAGGAAATGGGCAGGGAATGAGAAGAACATG GTGATCATGCCTGGCTACTGTGTCCAGGGAACTGTGGGCCACAAAATCCTCAGTGGGCAGAGGAAGCTGGAGATGGAAGGAAGACAAATT CTGGAGGTGAAGATGCAGGTGGAGTACATGTCCTTCAGTGCCCACGCAGATGCCAAGGGCATCATGCAGCTGATCCGGCAGGCTGAGCccaggaatgtgctgctggTGCACGGGGAGGCCAAGAAAATGGAATTCCTGAAGCAGAAAATCGAGCAGGAGTTCC ATGTCAGCTGCTTCATGCCGGCCAACGGAGAGACCACCACCATCCTTACCAacccctgcatccctgtggacATCTCCCTGGGCCTGCTCAAGAGGGAAACAGCCATAG GTGCTGCCCCTGATGCCAAGAGGCCCAGGCTGATGCACGGCACGCTGCTCATGAAGGACAAC AGTTTCAGGCTGGTTTCCCCTGAGCAGGccctgaaggagctggggctggctgagcaTCAGCTGCGCTTCACCTGCCGCGTGCACATCCAGGACCCGCGCAAGGAGCACGAGACTGTGCTCAGGGTCTACAACCACCTCAAGGG gGTTCTGAAGGATTACTCAGTGCAGCACCTCCCTGACGGCTCCATCACCGTGGAGTCCATCCTGATCCAGGCCACGGCTCACTCAGAGGACCAGGGAACCAAAGTCCTGCTGGTCTCCTGGACCTACCAGGTGGGAATTCCTCATTTCtcacccaaatccctccatccCAAGCCTGCCTCCTCTGGCTTGGAAGGAATGTGGAAGATGAGGGGCAGTCCCTGGTGCTTTCTGAGCAGAAATGAGTTTACAGCTCTGTAA
- the CPTP gene encoding ceramide-1-phosphate transfer protein: MAAAAAAAPFSLREVLDAFRRCVTEQREVLLEPYLSGWRGLIRFLQSLGAVFSFISKDAVAKVALLEGHQQQHGFVSLQSLVQHELAAGPAALRARSDSGCRTVLRLHRALRWLQLFLEGLRSGEPRTSVLCTDAYNASLAQHHPWVVRKAATVAFCALPSRDAFLEIMNVGSQEEAVAMLGEAIPYIGDVYSITQELFTQHKLLDLP, translated from the exons atggcggcggcggcggccgcggccccgtTCAGCCTCAGGGAGGTCCTGGACGCCTTCCGCAGGTGCGTGACGGAGCAGcgggaggtgctgctggagccctaCCTGAGCGGCTGGCGGGGGCTCATCCG cttcctgcagagcctgggcgCCGTCTTCTCCTTCATCTCCAAGGACGCCGTGGCCAAggtggctctgctggaaggtcaccagcagcagcacggctTCGTGTCGCTGCAGTCGCTGGTGCAGCACGAgctggcggcggggccggcggcgctGCGGGCCCGCTCCGATTCCGGCTGCCGCACGGTGCTGCGGCTGCACCGCGCCCTGCGCTGGCTGCAGCTGTTCCTGGAGGGGCTGCGCTCGGGGGAGCCGCGCACCTCCGTGCTCTGCACCGACGCCTACAACGCCTCGCTGGCCCAGCACCACCCCTGGGTTGTCCGCAAGGCGGCCACCGTGGCCTTCTGCGCGCTGCCCTCCCGGGATGCCTTCCTGGAGATCATGAACGTGGGCTCGCAAGAGGAGGCCGTGGCCATGCTGGGAGAGGCCATCCCCTACATCGGAGATGTCTACAGCATCACCCAGGAGCTCTTCACGCAGCACAAGCTGCTCGACCTGCCCTGA
- the TAS1R3 gene encoding taste receptor type 1 member 3, which translates to MQVVLGLWLCLGSAWAAPLSPWCLSAQLRRPGDFVLGGLFPFGKDTLNLADRSEPTLLLCDRLFTDGLIWALAMRFAIEQINNSSWLLPGVTLGYDMCDTCFEPLVALQPSLLFLTRNGTRAIGVLCDYSEYQPRVTAVIGPHKSDLCLLTAKLFSSFLIPQVSYGASSETLSNTELYPSFYRTVPSDKNLVEAVVLLLNHFGWNWVATVASDDEYGRGAQALFLSMAGTNSICIAFEGLIPTELAEPDATKQLENTIKLINSTKVNVIVLFAHSVPAQALLQHSLAMGLGKKVWLGSEAWLLSDIATSVPNIQRVGTVLGFVMRTGTVPGFQEFVAELFSSVAQEEFCRRSRELSGLQDAEVLDMHCRQCGNVTLRDIWPMLGVTPVQPVHVAVYSVAHALHRALGCTSKGCPKTPVRSWQLLHFMNTLPFEVNGQSFRFDQFHGTNTGYKLILWAWRDGTVTYLPVGDYDQSLYVRTSQIQFHTPDKKEPTSECFRRCQPGQFRRIKGFNLCCYDCTDCSENTFWSSTDSTSCSPCPQHQWAPARSTRCHDRAERFLSWDEPLAMALLTLVALTAALSCGAALLFLQHLHSPLVQLAGGARSLLALLWLLLQSLSCCLHVGRPSAALCPLQQLCYALCLNGCLSCLLPKALEITLVTEFPRCAPRLLHWVTHGRAWLVVAVSILTQVLLCWCHLHLGPDYLVADYESLPREVLLVCGTQSWAAFALLHGYNSCLAFVCFLCTFMVQTPGRRYNVARGITFATFIYFIVWIFFLVIFATLRTVLRAVTQICTILATTLGILGSYFVPKCYILVLRPDLNTRDYCQNLSEEQPEEDRQ; encoded by the exons atgcaggtggtgctggggctgtggctgtgcctgggctctgcctgggctgcccCTCTGAGCCCCTGGTGTctctcagcccagctcaggaggCCTGGGGATTTTGTCCTGGGGGGTTTGTTCCCCTTTGGGAAGGACACCCTGAACCTGGCAGATCGCTCTgagcccaccctgctgctctgtgacag gttATTCACGGACGGGCTGATCTGGGCTCTGGCCATGAGGTTTGCCATCGAGCAGATCAACAacagcagctggctgctgccaggggtcACCCTGGGCTATGACATGTGTGACACCTGCTTTGAGCCCCTGGTGGCCCTTCAGcccagcctcctcttcctcacccgCAATGGCACCAGGGCCATCGGGGTCCTGTGTGACTACAGCGAGTACCAGCCCCGCGTCACCGCCGTCATCGGGCCCCACAAATCCGACCTGTGCCTGCTCACGGCCAAGCtcttcagctccttcctcaTCCCACAG GTGAGCTACGGTGCCAGCAGCGAGACCTTGAGCAACACGGAGCTCTACCCGTCCTTCTACCGCACGGTGCCCAGCGACAAGAACCTGGTGGAGGCCGTGGTGCTGCTCCTCAACCACTTTGGCTGGAACTGGGTGGCCACGGTGGCCAGCGATGATGAGTATGGCCGGGGAGCCCAGGCGCTCTTCCTCAGCATGGCTGGCACCAACAGCATCTGCATCGCCTTCGAGGGGCTCATCCCCACCGAGCTGGCTGAGCCTGACGCCACCAAGCAGCTGGAGAAcacaattaaattaattaacaGCACCAAAGTCAACGTGATCGTGCTGTTTGCTCACAGCGTgccagcccaggccctgctgcagcacagcctggccatggGGCTGGGCAAGAAGGTCTGGCTGGGCAGCGAGGCCTGGCTGCTGTCGGACATCGCCACCTCTGTCCCCAACATCCAGAGggtggggacagtgctgggctTTGTCATGAGGACGGGGACAGTGCCAGGCTTCCAGGAGTTCGTGGCTGAGCTGTTCAGCTCTGTGGCTCAGGAGGAGTTCTGCCGGCGCTCCCGGGAGCTCAGCGGGCTGCAGGACGCCGAGGTGTTGGACATGCACTGCCGGCAGTGTGGCAATGTCACCCTCAGGGACATCTGGCCCATGCTGGGGGTGACACCGGTGCAGCCCGTGCATGTGGCCGTGTACAGCGTGGCCCATGcactgcacagggctctgggctgcacCTCCAAAGGGTGTCCCAAAACACCTGTCAGGTCCTGGCAG ctgctgcacttcATGAACACCCTCCCCTTTGAGGTGAACGGGCAGAGCTTCAGGTTTGATCAATTCCATGGCACAAACACGGGCTACAAACTGATCCTCTGGGCCTGGAGGGATGGCACTGTCACCTACCTGCCCGTGGGGGACTACGACCAGTCCCTGTACGTCCGGACGTCCCAGATCCAGTTCCACACCCCAGACAAGAAG GAGCCCACATCCGAGTGCTTCAGGCGCTGCCAACCAGGGCAATTCAGAAGAATAAAAGGATTCAACCTCTGCTGCTATGACTGCACAGACTGCTCAGAAAACACcttctggagcagcacag acagcaccagctgctccccGTGCCCACAGCACCAGTGGGCTCCTGCCCGCAGCACGCGCTGCCACGACCGCGCCGAGCGGTTCCTGTCCTGGGATGAACCCCTGGCCATGGCCCTGCTGACCCTGGTGGCCctcactgcagccctgagctgtggggcagccctgctgttcctgcagcacctgcacagccccctggtgcagctggcaggaggtgccaggagcctcctggccctgctctggctgctgctgcagagcctcagctgctgcctgcacgtGGGCAGGCCCAGCGCGGCGCTGTGCccgctgcagcagctctgctacGCCCTGTGCCTCAATggctgcctctcctgcctgctgcccaaGGCCCTGGAGATCACCCTGGTGACAGAATTCCCCCGCTGtgcccccaggctgctgcactgGGTGACCCACGGCAGGGCCTGGCTGGTGGTGGCCGTGTCCATCCTCACCCAGGTGTTGCTCTGCTGGTGCCACCTCCACCTGGGCCCTGATTACCTGGTGGCTGACTACgaatccctgcccagggaggtgctgctggtgtgtgGCACCCAGTCCTGGGCTGCTTTTGCCCTCCTGCATGGCTACAACAGCTGCCTGGCCTTCGTCTGCTTCCTGTGCACCTTCATGGTGCAGACCCCAGGCAGGAGGTACAACGTGGCCAGGGGCATCACCTTTGCCACCTTCATCTATTTCATCGTCTGGATTTTCTTCCTGGTGATTTTTGCCACGCTCAGGACGGTGCTCAGGGCTGTCACCCAGATCTGCACCATCCTGGCCACCACCCTGGGCATTTTGGGCAGTTACTTTGTGCCCAAGTGCTACATCTTGGTGCTCAGGCCTGATCTGAACACGAGGGATTATTGCCAGAACCtctctgaggagcagccagaggaggaCAGA